The Armatimonadota bacterium genomic sequence TGGTCACGCGGCCCGCGGAGCAGGCCCGACCGTTGTCGGCCGCGCTGCGCGATGCCGGCGCCGAAGCCATCGAGTTCCCATGCATCGAGACGCGCCCGCTGCCCCCGGACGCACGAGCCCCAACGGCGCTTCAGCGGGCGTACGAGTGGATGCTGTTCGTCTCCGCCAACGGCGCCGACGCCGCGGCAGCGGCCCTGCGCGCCGCCGGGAGGGATTCGCGCGCCTTTCCCGCGGGAAGAATAGGGGCAGTCGGCGCCGCCACCGCCGCAGCCGTCGAGGCGGTAGGACTGCGCGTGGACTTCACCCCGTCGCGCTACACCGTCGCCGCATTGGCGGCGGAGTTGCCGGGCGAATTGGCGGGCAAGGCGGTGCTGCTGCCGGGGCGCGCGGAGGTGAACCCCCGCCTGCGCGACGGGCTGACTGGGCGCGGTGCCGAGATCGTCATGTGGCCGGTGTATGAGACCGTCATCCCGCGGCCAACCGTGCCCCTGGCTGACGTCGTTGGCTGCGGCGTTGACGTGGTGACGCTGACCAGTCCCTCCGCGGCCGGGGGATTCGTGGAGCTGGGGGGCAAGGAGGCCGCGCCCGATGCGGTTGTCGCTTGCATCGGCCCCCCGACGGCGGAGGCGGCGCGCCAGGCCGGGCTCGAGGTCGCTGTCGTGGCCGAAGAGCATACGGCGGATGGTCTAGTGGCAGCTATGATCAAGCACGCGAAAGGCAAGAAGCCATGATTGGATTCACCCGCCTCATGTGCAACATGGGGACGGTATCGGCGGAGATCTCTTACGCCGAGGATGCGGAGGCCAAGGCCGCGCACGAGGTGCGGGAGCTGCATTTCTCGTCGGACCTGCGGCCGCTAGTGGTATGGAACGTGACCCGGCGGTGCAACCTCCGTTGCTCGCACTGCTACCTAGATGCGACGAGCGCGGCGGCCGCGGGCGAGCTCACCACCGCGGAAGCGCGGGCGATGATCGCCGACCTGGCGGAGATGGGGGCGCCGGTGCTGCTTTTCTCCGGCGGCGAGCCCTTGCTGCGCGACGACATCTTCGAGCTAGCGCCCTATGCCGCCGCCAAGGGCGTGCGCCCGGTGCTCTCCACCAACGGCGTGCTCATCACCGACGAGGTGGCGCAGCGCATCCGCGCGGCGGGATTCCAGTACGCTGGGATTTCCATAGACGGCACCGAGGAACATCACGACCGCTTCCGCGGCGCCCCGGGCGCCTGGCGCCGCTCCTGGGAGGGCCTGGAACGCTGCCTCAAGCATGGCGTCCGCGGCGGCGTGCGCTTCACCCTTACCCGCGACAACGCCGACCAGTTGCCGGCGGTGCTGGAGGAAACCGTGCGCCGGGGCGTCCCGCGCTTCTGCATGTACCACTTGGTCTACGCCGGCCGCGGCGCCGCCATGGCCGCCCAGGACGTGCCGGTCTCGAAGAAGCGCGCCGTCGTCGAGTGGTTGGCGGACCGCGCCCGCGAGTTGGGGGAGCGCGGCGTCGAGCTGGAGATTCTGACCACTGACAACCACGCCGACGGCATCTACCTGTGGCAGCGCATCGCCGCCGCCGGCGGCGACGGCGACGAGGTGATGGACCTGCTGCGCCGCCACGGCGGCTGCTCGGCCGGTCGCAAGTTCGCCAACGTCGGCCCCACCGGCGACGTGCATCCCTGCCAGTTCTGGACCCATGTGTCGCTGGGCAATATCCGCCAGCGGCGGTTCTCGGAGATCTGGAACGATGACAGCAGCCTCATCGGTCAACTGCGGGCGCGCGACACCCTGCTCGGCGGCAAGTGCGGACGCTGCCGCTTCCAGGAGGTCTGCGGCGGCTGCCGCGTGCGGGCGCAGGCGATCACCGGCGACGTGTGGGCGCAGGACCCGGCGTGTTACCTGAGCGAAGAAGAGACCGCGCGATGAGACGGCCGCGCCCGAGCAAAATGAGGAGGCCCCATGCCTTATCCCAGTGAGCGAATGCGGAGACTGCGCACTTCAGAGGCGATGCGGCGGCTGGTCGCCGAGACCACCCTCGACCCCGCGCAGTTCATCTACCCGTTGTTCGTCGTACACGGGCGCGGGGTCAAGGAGCGCATCGCCACCATGCCGGGGAACTACCGCTGGTCGGTGGAGCTGGTGACGGGGGAGGCGCGGCGCCTCGCGCGCCTGGGGATCGGGGGGCTGCTGCTGTTCGGCCTCCCGGCCGGCAAGGACGACGCCGGCTCCGAAGCCTATGCCGACGACGGTATCGTCCAGCAGGCGGTGCGCGCCATCAAGGACACCGCG encodes the following:
- a CDS encoding radical SAM protein, yielding MIGFTRLMCNMGTVSAEISYAEDAEAKAAHEVRELHFSSDLRPLVVWNVTRRCNLRCSHCYLDATSAAAAGELTTAEARAMIADLAEMGAPVLLFSGGEPLLRDDIFELAPYAAAKGVRPVLSTNGVLITDEVAQRIRAAGFQYAGISIDGTEEHHDRFRGAPGAWRRSWEGLERCLKHGVRGGVRFTLTRDNADQLPAVLEETVRRGVPRFCMYHLVYAGRGAAMAAQDVPVSKKRAVVEWLADRARELGERGVELEILTTDNHADGIYLWQRIAAAGGDGDEVMDLLRRHGGCSAGRKFANVGPTGDVHPCQFWTHVSLGNIRQRRFSEIWNDDSSLIGQLRARDTLLGGKCGRCRFQEVCGGCRVRAQAITGDVWAQDPACYLSEEETAR